The nucleotide sequence acagctgactttgtgaggaccagtttgagcCTTTAACCTacagagtgaagacatttttatcagagtgaggaccccccccccctttaatggactgtttgggaGTCAAGActttggttttagggttagaattaggttaaggGTCCGGGTTAGGTATTTAGTTTGTTAGGATGGTTAGGCTGAGGGGCCACAGTCGGAAAAATCCATTTATCCAGTTTAATTTTGGGGTTACTTTCTTAATTTCTCATTATTGATATAAAcaaattttacatttaaattggaacacaggtttatttatttcacctaAACATTATTAGACCAAATATTGTAAACATATATAACTTTGATAGTCTGTTCTTAAGATCACGACTCTGATATAAATGCTGCTAATTAGAATGGAACAGACATTTTCAATTAAAGTTTTAGTTATTGAGAAATCAGATGTAAAAATGATGTACTTTCTTAATTACTTAGAAATAATACATGGTAATACAATTATACTCATTAAagtaataaattaattttatctactttaacttaactttaaatacatttttaaatgtcattaactTTCGTAAACAGCTCAAACGCCAGTCACCAAATGTTCCTCATCAACTGTAAACTGaaattaatttatttcaaattgttttATGAAGTTTTCTTTATCAAGTTCTCGCATTTTACTTCAGCTACGTCTTCAGAAATCCAGttgagaataataaaataatcctctgGAGAATGAGGCTTTGTTACAGCAGAAGTTCTCATATTCACCAAATACCTTATCGTATGTCTCACAAACAGCCACATGCAGGACACGGCACTATTggtaattttcattttattataaaaaacagtatttgagtccacagtttgtgtttctttgtacagtaaaaaatattaaattaaaatcccAAAGTTCAGAAAGATAAAGATGGAGTTGAGGAGGAAGGGAGATCAACTTTCTCgtagaagagggagggagggagggagggagggagggaggggattTAAAGTCCGAGGGAAGCAGCAACGGGGCCGAGGCAGAAAGACACGGAGACTTTCTCCTCATTTCTGTGCAACACAGTTCATTTGGATCAAAATCTTCTGTTTACTCCAAACAGTAGAATCCTAAAAACACTAAAAGGAGCCCACCCCACCCAGTTTCTTTTCTCCATGTCCCAGCTCATGTACTCAAAATGTTACAGGCACACAGGTatgcaccccccctccccaagcCTCCACTGCTCCATATTAAGTGTCTTTAAAAAGGAAGGAGTGCACACACATTCGAGGGAGAGGGCTTGCATGTTTGCGAGGGATTAGTCCCTTCCAGCATGGCCGATGTCCAACGCAGAGGCTGGTGGAGACGCCACGATGTGTCCGCTCAACATCTCAAACTCACAGCAGACCCTCAACCGCTGCGataaaacactgacatttctttctcccccacctggacagacccaactaAAGACGGCTACAGCGAAGTGAAACAAGAACTAacgcccccccccacccctcccgacagtcaataacaaaaatatatttctatacAAATTTAAGCAGTCTCAGGGTACATAACACCCCCGCCCCACCccctttaaagaaaacaataaataaagcaaaCCCAAACATTTGAAAAGGAGGATATGCATCATGTTTGgatttacaataataatattaataataataatccacaTCACTCTGCAAAACAGAAATAGACAGACTGAATGATGGGAAACAAAACCGATAAAAAAGTTCTTTGCATTAAATCATTTCCTCTTTAATCTTGACCACGTTTAAAAccttaaaaacatttcttaaaaaagGCAAGTTCTCCTATTTACCCCCGAAAATATGACCTTTCTTCTATTCAGCAAGATGTGGAGGTGAGGAGGCTGCTCGAGAAACCgccccccctctctgtccacGATtggcaaaaaaatatattaacagCAATAACTTACAATTCATTTATTCTAATTCATTTAACGACTGCTTGATTTATTGTTCATCTCCCATAGGAAGTTCAGTTCAATGCATctttattgaaaacattttaaataacatttaataatagtataaaaaagaaaggctaagtaataacaataacactGTCCTGGGTGAGTGCAGTTTGTGCGAAGAATCACGGAGCATTTCAGCTCAACATGACACGTTAGTAGAATTCCTACATGATGTCTAAAGGGTTGTGATTCATATTCTGGCCCAGTGGGTCCTGACTGTTTCCCCCTGGTCCGTGGAGACCGGCCATGCCACTCAGCTGAGATAACATGGCGCTCTGGTCCGACCCAAACTGCTCCATAGAgttctgttgctgctgttgttgtggagGGACCCCCATGCCTGGGTGGTGCTGGTTCAGATGGCCTGGGTGAGGAGAACCCGTCTGCATCTGAGGAGAGATGTGATGTGGGGAGGGCTGGGGCTGCATGCGCGGGGACGGGCTGGAGTGCGGTGGCTGGGACTGAGGTCTGGGGGAGGGCTGTGGAGATCGCACCTGGTTAGCCAGCGATGTGGGCATTGTCTGGCCCTGCAGGTGCGGGGACTGGGCCAtctgctgcggctgctgagGACTCATGGGATTGCTGTGCTGGGCCGGTGACCCGCCGGGGccaagatgctgctgctgctgctggagcagcCTCTGGTGGAGGGCCTGTTGTAGCAGAGCTTGAGAAGATGGAGGGCCACCTTGAGTGGGCTGAGGGCCTTGAGATGGCTGCTGAGGACCTCCCACACCTGGCCCTGCATCGCCCCCTGGCAGACCAGCCATTGcattctgctgctgcatctggaGGTGGTGCTGGTGCTGGAGCCTATGCTGCAGTGCAGCTGTAGCTTGCTGCTGGGCCACAGATCCTGGGTAACCTTGCCCCTGCTGGCCTGGGGGACCACCAGGCTGCTGGGCGCCATGAGGAGGACCTCCAGGCTGGCCCTGTCCCCCTGTTGGAGGCTGCATCCCAGACTGTCCCATGTAGCTCTGCCCCTGTGGTGGTTGTGGCTGCTGGAACTGACCGTGATTTACTCCcatttgttgttgctgctgctgctgctgttgttgttgttgctgctgctgctgctggagatgcCTCCTCATGAGCATCTCTCTAAACTGGGTAGTGTTGAGATTTCCCATCTGTGGCCCCTGGCCATGCATACCCCTTCCTCccccttgctgctgctgctgctgctgttgctgttgttgttgctgctgctgctgctgctgctgctgctgctgttgttgttgttgttgttgttgctgttgttgctgctgcagagctgccacttgttgttgttgtaaactACTGAGCATTGgcctctgttgctgctgttgtaactgttgctgctgttgtaactgttgttgctgttgtaactgctgttgctgttgtaactgctgttgctgttgtaaCTGTTGTTGCTGaagttgctgttgctgctgctgttgcagctgctgttgctgctgctgctgtagctgggCCATAGTGGCCATGTTGACATTCGTCCCTCCCTGACCTGCCATATGCATCCCAGGCTGGCCGGAGCCTGCAGAATTCATGTTCACCTGTGGTCCCCCTCCTGCCATGACATTACCAACAGGACCCCCTGTGGGTCCAGGACCTCCCGGCACGACACCCGGTCCACCTGGAGCCCCCTGCACCCCCTTGTATTTTGAAGCCCTCTGCTTAATAAAAGCAGCCATGAGCTGTGGATTAGACCGCAAGATGTTGAGGACTTGCTGCTGCTGGATCGGTGAGCTAGGCGAGCGGAGAGTCCGTAACAGGTCTTGGAGGGCAGCCTGGGGGATGTTGACACCAGTAGCTCCAGGGACAGCTCCCCCTGGGACACCGGCACCTTGCTGCTGTGCCATGTTTATCAAGGCAGCATGGCCCTGAGCTTgttggtggtgctgctgctgttgttgctgctgctgctgctgctgctgctgttgttgctgttgctgctgctgctgttgttgttgttgttgttggtgttgttgttgttgttgctgctgttgttgaatttgctgctgctgagctgccATCATGGCTGGATGGCTCATTTGGTTCATCATAGCTTGTCTCTGCTGGGGTGGCATCCCCTGGGCTGCccactgctgttgctgctgctgctgctgagggttTTGAAGTGGTGCACCCATCCTCTGCTGCATTTGAGGGGGGAGTGGGCCCTGGGGTAGGTTACCCTGCTGAGGGGTTTGCTGCATGGGCCCCCCAGGACCAACCATCATGCCTGGTGCAGCGCTTTGTTGTTGATCCATGTGGGCACGAGCAGCTGCCACTGCGGCCGTCTGTTGTGGCATGCCCTGAGGTCCAACCATCCCTACTGCCCCTGGGTGTCCCATGGCCATCTGTTGACCTTGACCCTGTTGATGGTGCGGGTGAGGAGGCATCAAGCCTGCAGCTGCCTGGGCGGCTTGTCGTTGCAGAGCCATCTTTCTCTGAGCATCAGCTACCTGTTGGATCTTCATGGCGATTTCTACTGCTGCCGGTGGAGGCCCAGAAGgaggctgctgttgctgctgtgaaagGGGAGGCTGGGCCTGGGGCTGGTTAGGAGGTTGCTGGCCCCCAATACTTCCAGCCATGACAGTGCCACCAGGCTGTGGCTGGGGAGGTGTTGCAGACCCAAGAACTGGTTTGCCCTGGGACTGATGGATTGGGGAGGAGCCTGGAGGTCTGCTGGCATATGGAGGCAAATTGTTCGGGTGCTGTTGGATTTGTTGAGGGTTGGTCCCTGCTCCactatgctgctgctgctgctgctgctgctgctgttgttgttggacTTGAAGcatctgctgctgatgttggGGAGAACTCATTATCCCACCAGCCCCACCACCTCCGGCCGTCGCCATCTGCTGAAACTGGTGGTGAAGGGGGTGTTGAGGAGGCATGCCACTTTGTGAGGGCATCCCAccttgctgctgttgctggaCTCCAGGTCCTGGACCCATTCCCTGTTGCGGGACTGGAGGCATGGTCTGAGTTGGTGTCTGGGGAGTTGGGGGCTGGGTTCCTCCAGACGTAGGGGTACTTGGTGCTGTGCTACCATTGTTCCCTGGTGATGGAAGTCCAACAACAGGTCCTCCGGGTGGCCCACCAGCGGGCTGCCCGACCCTCTGCATGCTGGCCATTCTTCTCCTTAACATTTGTGCCTGCTGGAGCCTGtgctgtagctgctgctgccgcaGCTTTTGCTTGATGTTCAGACAGAACGGGACTGGACATTTGTTCTCTTGACAGTGTTTAGCATGGTAGCAGCACAGAGCAATGAGCTGCTTGCAGATGGGGCAGCCACCATTCGTCTTGCGCTTGCAGCCTTTTGTGTGCTGAACAACACGCTTCATCTTCTGGCAGGACGGCAGAGAGCAGTTGGCGTTGCGGCACTGGCACGCATGGACCAGCGACTGAATACACCGCTGGATGCTTAGACGACGGGAGTCTCCAGGGCTCTGAGTAGCTGCTGCTGACTGGTTGTTGCTGTCGTCATCCAGCCCAAGCCCCAGTTTATCCATCTTGTGCTCATGACCTTTAATGTTGTAGCAGGTGATGCACAAGTCATAgtcctgcaggaggaaggaaaagTAGAGAGATGGGAAAATTAATACAAGCACATGAATCATTGAAACAAGTTAAACCAAAGTGTTACAAAtcaatttttttacattacacatTCAATAAATGTTCATGTCTCAACGTGTCTTTTGATAAATCCACAACTGCTTCATCTTGATAAACAGTTATCTTCTCACCCACATTTTACAGTAACACAAACAGTTTTGCTGTTGTGCAACTTTAACATCTGAAGAAACAGCAGTGAGTCTTTGTAACTCCTCCCACATGAATTTTTCATACTTTCAGCAAGGAATGCTGACAACGAACACTACAGCCAAAGAGCTATTGTAAGGGCTCACTGGTGCCCTGGATACTAAACAGCTGCCCAGCACCGCAGAGACCCAGTCTGCAGAAGCAGTCTATTTGGCTGGACACCCCAGTGAACACAACTAGCAACGATTGGAAGAGGGTGATGAGGAGCCATGGTGGAGCTGCTGAAACACTGACTGTAGAACAACAGAATCAGCTGTTCCAAATTGGAAGGGGAGACAAAAATCTGTTTATCCACCGTGCTTCTGTGGTCTACTTTCTACTAAAACCTCTTCCTTTATTCATTCAGCAGCCACCTTATGTAAGAGAAAATCTGAGGAGTTAAGcgttaaaatattatatttgcaTATATAACCAACCTTAAGAATATTAAATTCCAAAAGTATATAAGAGTTATTACATTAAGCAACAATTTAATTCATGTCTGAGCTCCTAGCTCTTTCTGGAACACTCATGAAAAAAAAGGATTGAGCTCTGGggatattttagtttaaaaaaatttacatTACTGCCACACAGCTCCCAACTGTATGTGCAGGTATTTAGTCTTAGGTAATACTACCCAAAGACTGCAGAGTTTTTACCAGCTAATACTGTAAGTAACATCATAGTATTTAAATTTTTGATTCTCACCTCGCAGACGGTGCAGTGGAAGCGGGTCTCCACGTGGTGTTTACACTCATTGCAAGTGTAAACGAAGCGGTCCTGGCTCTGGTTGTGCAGCTCCACCAACATACACATGGAGCTCCACATGGACCTCCTCAGAGAGCTGAACTCCAGGTGCTTGTCCCTGGCCAGAGTCAGGAAGGCGTCGCGGCCATCCATCAGGTCACAGGCCATCAGCGGGTCTACGTCAGTGATGGGGGGCAGGGAGTTGGCTGTGGGTCCGGCAATGAGGCGGATGACAAAGAAAACCTGGGAATAAAAGTGGAGGTCAGCTGTAAATTTCCTCAGATTGTGTGGATGATGTGTGATTCATGCCCTCATCTGTTAAATTCATTTTGCACTTAAGAGGAAAGCAAAACATAGTACAAAGGAATATTCCCAGAATTATTTATACTTTCCCATAACTGAAAACAAGGATCAGTATCTTACTAGAGAATATCCTTGATTTAGTAAGTTATTATAATATTCTTAAATAAAACAGTTAGCATATactgctacacacacatacctccTTATGTTTCTCCATGGTAGCGTAGAGTTTCTGAGAAAGGTCATTGGAAACATTGGGCATCCCCGGTTTCTTCTTGTTGGCTCGGCTCAAGCTGCTCTTGTTCTTGCTCGTCTTTTTATTGTTCTTCTTTTTGGCATTCTTGCTGTCTCCTTTTGTAGCCTGtgcatgtttaaataaatgtttcaataCATAACACGGCATTAACAAACATTAAGAGTCTGAAAGTGATGAACGCATGTGGACTCTCGCTCTACTCACATCTGTGCTCTCAGTGGAGGTactgttctcctctctcttcctctcctcctcctcctgctccagctccttgatGCTCTCCTCCAGCACGTTTGGCCAGAAGTCGCCCTCAAAATATGGCAGCTCCTTGGGGCTGGTCAGCCGGTCCTCTGTCGCTTGCTTGAAAACATCCTGAGGGACAAAGAGAGGACCGTTAAATACTCACAGTTGATGTCATTAACAAATCATAGTATTGAGATGATCATTCTTGACCTGGGAGACAGcagattttagattttctttaattaaaaaacatgataGGGCTGCCACCTTGTAGATAAAATAAGACACTGAATACATCTGCATGTATGCAGTGAGACTAAGATGACTCATTCATGTCATGTTACTATCAAGGTTATAACGTGCGTCTACTGCAGTGAATGCTGATTGAATCCATTCACACGGCAGACAAAGGCCAGATGTTAAcaggtgttagtgggttttttaaCAAGTGGAAAGGGGGGTTTACTTTACTGATAAGTCAAGAGGGCATGTAATACATAAAGCTGATACAgagtgccctctgctggatcatgaCAAGAAGTACTTCGGATGGTCTGATGTGCTACATGTCTCACCTTGTAATCATGGACAATGCGCTCAGACACAGCCTTGTCCAGCATCTTCTTGTACCACTCCTGCAGGCGCTTTGGCTTGGGGATCTTCTGGTCCGACGGATGGCAGTGAAAGATGTAATCATCCCCTTCACTGGGTGGACAGGCCCAGATATGACCCGTTGTAAACCTGGAAGGGGAGACATGTAGTTTCATCAATTGAAGCATTCGTAAAGAAGTTAACTGACTTCCTTCTTTTTCCACCTGCCTCCAAAGATTTAAACTCTGCTCTTACCCCTGCCTCTTGACATACTCCAGGTAGCCAAGCAGGATCTCATGGTAGACAGCCGTCCTGAGGTGTCGAGGTTTGAAGAAGTGCACGCTGTCCAGGTAAGAGATGTACACTCGTCTCTGATTGGGAGGCGGGCAGTCGGAGCCGTACTCTTGAACATGCATGCCGAAAAAACACACGTCTGCTCCGTCGATGTCTTCGAATGCAAACAAGGCTTTCATCCTGTAGGGGAAGGACTCCGACATTTCTCCACTGTCCACAAATCTGGATAAAAAACAGGAAGCAAAAAGCTGGGTGAGTAAATCAGCTGTGAAATCCATGAAATGTCATCATCAACTCTTCCCTTCTCTTCAAACCAGCTCATAATTATCAAACCTCAGCCTGATGtgtgacctgctgctgtttgtctccatctttactaacttttcatttattttactttgcagTGAGACGCTCTGTTTAACAGATCAATCATTCACTCGTTAAGCTACAATCAGATCTAGACACAACTCAtctccttctcaatggagtTATTAGACAAAGACACGATGACACACCAGTGCTAAAGacatttttagacatgaactccgggGAATGTCCGCACAATTGGGTCCAGATTTTCTCTGGTTTATTTTATCAGAACACATTTCTACTTTAGTTGACGCTGTGGTATCCTGAAAGCACATACATCCAAACTTGATAAGCACTCGTTACCGAACAGAAGTAACAAAAACCAGAAGAAAAGAATTGCCGCACACCAGTAGATGCTCCCACAAACTCCCCTTTAATAGCCTCTCATCAAACATAATCAATAAGCCATGATCCTAAATTCATTTTATGGAGCTTCTTCCACCACACACagaatctgcagcagcaggtttaaCCTCTTACCTGGACTTCATGCCTGGCTTGACCTCAACCACCTTGTCCGAGACATGGACGACTCGGATGGTGATATCGCCAGATTCGGGGTGGCACTGTCGCTTGAGGTAGTCGTTCACGCGCATCTCCAAATAGCCCCCCAGCTTGGTCTGGGGAAGTCctatgaaaagacaaaaaaggagTCGGGTTaacaacaatttaaaatgatcatttacATTATTCTGATAAATTCTTCACATTTCAATGACGTCTGCCATGTCATCATACTCGTGGCCTTTTGTAGGGTAGTGgtcataaaacacaaaaaacatgtaTCTTGTATTTGTTCTCTGTACTCTACTTACTTTTAGCTGCGTATTTGTTCTCTTTCCGTGTCTTGTTTGCCTTTTTGAGGCAGTTGTCACATGTGAAGCTGTGGTTGGGGAGGAAACAAATAGTAAATCAAATTTGCAGGAAGCCATCTGCTCTGTCACAATAACCACCGGTGACTGCGATAAAAAGGCATAAATCAAGAGACAATTTGGTCTTTAATGTCAGTCGTTTCTTCCTCAAATGATAAAATGAGTCTGAAGTCACTTATAATTACAAACAGAACCCACATGTAGGGAAATCAAACTTTATGACTCGCTTTTCACACAAGCAACTTTTATTGTTGATGGAATAAATCAAAGCTCTAACTTCTAAACTTTTTCTCCAAACTTCTTCTCAACATGCTGAAACTGTGTGAGATTAGCTTGAGTCTGCAATGTTTACAGCTACGCAAAAATGTGCCGTCACATGTGTCATGACATAACAATATTTCCAGCACCTTTATGATGCTTTTCCTGATTTTAAAGCTTCAGGGAAAAAAGAATCGAGGAACACAAAAGGGTAAATTCATTTTCCAGACCCATGTGCTCATGTAACAGAATGTACAGTTTGCATATGATAGCTAGCTCACCCTGAAGGCCATATGGTTTCATGATGCAGGACACAGATCTGGTGCATTTTACGACCGCAGTCAATACATTCCACAAGCCTgagcagagagaagacaaaaaggcagaCACAATATTACTGTTTGTTCTTCTACAGGAGCAACAAAGTTACTGCCAAAACATTTATAACGATGGAATAGAACATCTTTTATCTCACAGCAatcattgaaaaataaattatcacaaggtcatgacaaaaaaacaaagttattaTGTTAAGAAGGGGACGTACAACTCGGGATCAAGTGTGTCGTTCTTCTTTCGTTGGAACTGGTCTTTGTTGATAGACCTGTGAGAAgtatcagaaaaacaaaatactgtAACAACACGGTAAATCCTCGGTGAACTAAACACTACGAACACAGTTTATCGTTATACTGATCATTTGTACAATCTAGAAATAGAAAAATCCTAACGTTGATATAACTTGTATTTTCTATGATGGTGATGAAACAAATactcaaataaaatcaaaggaATGTTTGTTTTACTAAGATGAACTCCATCAATTTTACACTCAGTTACTTCTGAAACAATTATCAGTATAACATCTTCAAGATAAAACAAcctgtgtgatgtcacagtggtGTCTTCAGGGTTATCTTGACTTCGGCTTAAGGCTTGAAATGTTTTACAGAAAGTCTCCATTACAAACTGAAGGTGCAGAGTTTAAAATGAGTCAGACAGGATCTGATGAAAGTCGCATTACGGGAAATCTAGTATTCACTTTAGCTTGACCCATACAAGAGACTAAAAGTCAGGAAAGCTTacatctgctgctgtgctgtttctttctgcatttttcaaaataaatctgtcttTTATGACTCCTCAAACTTTGCTGTACcgcaaatgttttctgtttttaaatgcttAAATTTCAACCAGacagataaaacaaaatctATAAACATTCAACAATTCGTGATCTTTAATCTAATTCCACCACTGAGCTGCTGGTGGGTCAGTTACTACAACGTGATACAAGCTGAATATATGTGATGCTGTCAAGACTAAGGAACAAGATGGTTTTAACCCTACCAACCAAGACATTTAATTGCTGACAGTTCTAATATCTAACTACTTGAGAAACTTTAGGttttatttgtgcttttgtCTGCTGGTGTGGGAGGAAGGCAGGAGTCTGAGAGTACTCACGTCTGAGGCTGAGAGGGGTCGTCCCCCAGGGAAACGCACTCGCCCTGGATTTCGTTGAAACACTTCTCACAGAAGTGGTACCTGTCAGCAAGAAGCCCATATTTTGGTGAACTACACCGTTCGCCATCatcacagccaatcacagagagggcaCGAAGA is from Paralichthys olivaceus isolate ysfri-2021 chromosome 5, ASM2471397v2, whole genome shotgun sequence and encodes:
- the ep300b gene encoding histone acetyltransferase p300 isoform X7 codes for the protein MADNVLDSGPPSAKRPKLSSPALSVSASDGNDFGSFFDLEHDLPDELISSSDLGLTNGGDASQLHTTLGGIGGIGLGGGQDAAAKHKQLSELLRAGAPAQQGGPASNSTAPGASMGMMGVVSVSPGGPQAMPPHGQQQQQPGLMQQVGMVGGMAALNRAASMMGNQKGNTGQQGLMGGQVMNGSPRMGYPGNAGMGNSSNLLAETLQQQPMGPGGQAGMRPQQPGALNKMSMMANAGPYGGPYGQSAGQGLPGAGLGPQLQNKAGLPNNMANQFNMDKKVPPGQGMPGMPSQQQQPGAVGGVSVGGAAAVGGSQVGLNVVGAGPGTAPPTADPEKRKLIQQQLVLLLHAHKCQRREQANGEVRQCNLPHCRTMKNVLNHMTHCQAGKSCQVAHCASSRQIISHWKNCTRHDCPVCLPLKNAGDKRNQQSLLNSAGVGLVNSLGSGVPGGQSNTPSLNPPNQIDPSSIERAYAALGLTYQGNQMPQQQQTNMPNQGLQGQPGMRTLNTMGGNSMGVNGGVGVQSPNQQSTLLPDAMLHNSMNVQSLMNDSVGNLGSMPTATPPSAAGMRKSWHEDITQDLRNHLVHKLSVQAIFPTPDPAALKDRRMENLVAYARKVEGDMYESANSRAEYYHLLAEKIYKIQKELEEKRKTRLQKQGMMPGQPGIGSPGLPQGPPSMGQPPMIPGQPPNGPHIDPSMVRPAGPNQMVSRMQNPAGMNQFGQMGMQSMGQRSTPPLPLNSPMNQMGMGAPRMNQPNATQLQNQYLPQGQFPGSSPGLGSGPGGMNQPGPQTTVPQQNQMSTPPSLPASSPAPQSASSAPGSGTPGGSMGPGSATGAGPLPSLPPSSTPTQPNSYPHCPSIRTNSPSPARSLTPQPHQTPPTLPGSQTPQPHTPSTPQLPPQQHPQQQQQQQQQQQQQQQQQQQQQQQQQQQQQQQQQQQQQQQQQQQQQQQQQQQQQQQQQQQQQQQQQQQQQQQQQQTLHQQQQQPPSSQTVNSEKAGQQTLGGVGASSGPQSGQASSVPNQNAHVPPQLPKTPLSAKPSLTAEVSSPASVNSSTDASSQPAPSNGPAASQEDVKMDVKKQEEDDDGTDSQGEGKGKMGKGQPDVKTEEKPEIKKEKLSSDGCKGEPMDTSSFSTTSSVATGEDKKPEVKKEPKEEEEGSGSTSTSSSPASSQSKKKIFKPEELRQALMPTLEALYRQDPESLPFRQPVDPQLLGIPDYFDIVKNPMDLSTIKRKLDTGQYQEPWQYVDDIWLMFNNAWLYNRKTSRVYKYCSKLAEVFESEIDPVMQGLGYCCGRKFEFSPQTLCCYGKQLCTIQRDAAYFSYQNSSPKYGLLADRYHFCEKCFNEIQGECVSLGDDPSQPQTSINKDQFQRKKNDTLDPELLVECIDCGRKMHQICVLHHETIWPSGFTCDNCLKKANKTRKENKYAAKRLPQTKLGGYLEMRVNDYLKRQCHPESGDITIRVVHVSDKVVEVKPGMKSRFVDSGEMSESFPYRMKALFAFEDIDGADVCFFGMHVQEYGSDCPPPNQRRVYISYLDSVHFFKPRHLRTAVYHEILLGYLEYVKRQGFTTGHIWACPPSEGDDYIFHCHPSDQKIPKPKRLQEWYKKMLDKAVSERIVHDYKDVFKQATEDRLTSPKELPYFEGDFWPNVLEESIKELEQEEEERKREENSTSTESTDATKGDSKNAKKKNNKKTSKNKSSLSRANKKKPGMPNVSNDLSQKLYATMEKHKEVFFVIRLIAGPTANSLPPITDVDPLMACDLMDGRDAFLTLARDKHLEFSSLRRSMWSSMCMLVELHNQSQDRFVYTCNECKHHVETRFHCTVCEDYDLCITCYNIKGHEHKMDKLGLGLDDDSNNQSAAATQSPGDSRRLSIQRCIQSLVHACQCRNANCSLPSCQKMKRVVQHTKGCKRKTNGGCPICKQLIALCCYHAKHCQENKCPVPFCLNIKQKLRQQQLQHRLQQAQMLRRRMASMQRVGQPAGGPPGGPVVGLPSPGNNGSTAPSTPTSGGTQPPTPQTPTQTMPPVPQQGMGPGPGVQQQQQGGMPSQSGMPPQHPLHHQFQQMATAGGGGAGGIMSSPQHQQQMLQVQQQQQQQQQQQQHSGAGTNPQQIQQHPNNLPPYASRPPGSSPIHQSQGKPVLGSATPPQPQPGGTVMAGSIGGQQPPNQPQAQPPLSQQQQQPPSGPPPAAVEIAMKIQQVADAQRKMALQRQAAQAAAGLMPPHPHHQQGQGQQMAMGHPGAVGMVGPQGMPQQTAAVAAARAHMDQQQSAAPGMMVGPGGPMQQTPQQGNLPQGPLPPQMQQRMGAPLQNPQQQQQQQQWAAQGMPPQQRQAMMNQMSHPAMMAAQQQQIQQQQQQQQQHQQQQQQQQQQQQQQQQQQQQQQQQQQQHHQQAQGHAALINMAQQQGAGVPGGAVPGATGVNIPQAALQDLLRTLRSPSSPIQQQQVLNILRSNPQLMAAFIKQRASKYKGVQGAPGGPGVVPGGPGPTGGPVGNVMAGGGPQVNMNSAGSGQPGMHMAGQGGTNVNMATMAQLQQQQQQQLQQQQQQQLQQQQLQQQQQLQQQQQLQQQQQLQQQQQLQQQQQRPMLSSLQQQQVAALQQQQQQQQQQQQQQQQQQQQQQQQQQQQQQQQQQGGGRGMHGQGPQMGNLNTTQFREMLMRRHLQQQQQQQQQQQQQQQQQMGVNHGQFQQPQPPQGQSYMGQSGMQPPTGGQGQPGGPPHGAQQPGGPPGQQGQGYPGSVAQQQATAALQHRLQHQHHLQMQQQNAMAGLPGGDAGPGVGGPQQPSQGPQPTQGGPPSSQALLQQALHQRLLQQQQQHLGPGGSPAQHSNPMSPQQPQQMAQSPHLQGQTMPTSLANQVRSPQPSPRPQSQPPHSSPSPRMQPQPSPHHISPQMQTGSPHPGHLNQHHPGMGVPPQQQQQQNSMEQFGSDQSAMLSQLSGMAGLHGPGGNSQDPLGQNMNHNPLDIM